The following coding sequences are from one Methanohalophilus halophilus window:
- a CDS encoding DNA adenine methylase, whose protein sequence is MGQFYSPLRYPGGKNRIFKFVSNLFHENEMVGASYAEPYAGGAGLALRLLFKGYVNHIYINDFDSSIYSFWKVIVEQPDRFCSWIEDCDISMETWYNCREIQKNGSEDYFELATSTFFLNRTNVSGIIKGGVIGGAAQKGKHKINARFNKDELIYRIKKLSSYRSQISISNLDGIDFLKEIEANTQDIFIYLDPPYYKKGADLYMNFFQEKDHTALSEYVKKLNNKWMISYDYNDSIIRLYDDKKCLSYTLSQNTSNKMGTELLVFSDDMKFEESISFLREPFLLNNSVD, encoded by the coding sequence GTGGGTCAATTTTACTCTCCTTTGAGATATCCTGGTGGAAAAAATCGTATTTTTAAGTTTGTTTCAAATTTATTTCATGAAAATGAAATGGTGGGTGCAAGCTATGCTGAGCCATATGCAGGAGGAGCAGGTTTAGCGTTGAGGTTGTTATTTAAGGGATATGTTAATCATATTTATATCAATGATTTTGATTCTTCGATCTATTCTTTTTGGAAAGTTATTGTTGAGCAACCAGATCGCTTTTGCTCTTGGATTGAAGACTGTGACATTTCCATGGAAACGTGGTATAATTGTAGAGAAATTCAAAAAAATGGATCTGAAGACTATTTTGAATTAGCAACATCAACATTTTTTCTAAACCGAACTAATGTTTCTGGAATTATTAAAGGAGGCGTTATAGGTGGTGCAGCACAGAAAGGAAAACATAAGATTAATGCTAGGTTCAATAAGGATGAACTCATATACCGCATCAAAAAATTATCCAGTTACCGCTCACAAATCAGTATTTCTAATCTTGATGGTATTGATTTTTTAAAGGAAATTGAGGCAAATACACAAGATATTTTTATTTATCTGGATCCACCCTACTATAAAAAAGGTGCAGATTTATATATGAACTTTTTTCAGGAAAAAGATCATACTGCATTGAGTGAATATGTGAAAAAACTGAATAATAAATGGATGATTTCTTATGATTACAACGATAGTATAATCCGATTATATGATGACAAAAAATGTTTGAGTTACACACTTTCACAAAATACTTCTAATAAAATGGGCACTGAGCTGTTGGTTTTTTCAGATGATATGAAATTTGAGGAATCTATTTCTTTTTTACGAGAACCGTTTTTACTGAACAATTCAGTTGATTGA
- a CDS encoding AAA family ATPase, whose translation MKISKISIKQFRGFNDIEFHLGNQLTVIAGQNGTQKTTLLGMLSQPFSITDKDHSLYGEKPLCGGNFKSAFSDKFKLSESFDTAGTHEWTLHFDTDSTPDFTVESIKRSDSPIIRFWKKGDKSKGSGYFQMPVIYLSLSRLFPIGEDDSLKSSNDVELTDDEFEFYKKWHDKILIITDGQIESANYLASKQKNTLGANTSVYDWKMNSAGQDNIGKILLAILSFKRLKDKDGYTGGILAIDELDATLYPGSQLELMKALRRFSSKYDIQIIFTTHSLTILKEAYELSSNEKIKGQVNVVYLEKLDNKIIPNEDLQFDSINNRLQVITSEDTTPSKIDVYCEDEEARIFTKALLKNKRNKKLKYVDVSLGCGNLKELSRKKVPSFSYPESLIILDGDADLKGVNAKNILLLPGGTRPENILATYLYELSDSDEIWKEFDCDYTKQFVFKDIKYHEIIEDRDKAKQWFKNQKRYWGRGSTRLINKWKENNPEVEAFLEEFDKLILEYEKQLGITLG comes from the coding sequence ATGAAAATTAGTAAAATATCGATTAAGCAATTTCGAGGCTTTAATGACATTGAATTTCATTTAGGGAATCAATTGACAGTAATAGCAGGACAAAATGGCACACAGAAAACTACTTTGTTAGGGATGTTAAGTCAACCGTTTTCGATAACAGATAAAGATCATTCGTTATATGGTGAAAAGCCATTATGTGGCGGTAATTTCAAATCGGCATTTTCGGATAAATTTAAGCTCTCTGAGAGTTTTGACACAGCAGGTACACATGAATGGACTTTACATTTTGATACAGATAGCACTCCTGATTTTACAGTTGAAAGCATAAAAAGAAGTGATTCACCCATTATTCGCTTTTGGAAAAAGGGCGATAAATCCAAAGGATCTGGCTATTTCCAAATGCCAGTTATCTATTTGAGTTTATCCAGGCTTTTTCCTATTGGAGAAGATGACAGTCTTAAATCAAGTAATGATGTTGAATTAACTGATGATGAATTTGAATTTTATAAAAAATGGCACGATAAGATTCTTATCATCACCGATGGTCAAATTGAAAGTGCAAACTATCTTGCTAGCAAACAAAAAAACACCCTTGGAGCAAACACATCAGTTTATGACTGGAAAATGAATTCAGCCGGTCAGGATAATATAGGAAAAATATTGTTAGCAATACTTTCATTTAAACGTTTAAAGGACAAGGATGGTTATACTGGCGGCATACTAGCCATTGATGAATTGGATGCCACTTTATATCCTGGATCACAACTTGAGTTAATGAAAGCATTGAGAAGGTTTTCTTCAAAGTATGATATACAAATCATTTTTACGACTCATTCACTTACTATTCTAAAAGAAGCTTACGAACTGAGTTCTAATGAGAAAATAAAAGGGCAAGTTAATGTTGTATATCTTGAAAAACTCGATAATAAAATAATTCCAAATGAAGATCTACAATTTGATTCCATTAACAATAGACTTCAAGTAATTACTAGCGAAGATACTACCCCTTCAAAAATAGATGTTTACTGTGAGGACGAAGAAGCCCGTATCTTCACAAAGGCATTATTGAAAAATAAGCGAAACAAAAAACTGAAGTATGTAGATGTATCACTTGGATGTGGAAATTTAAAAGAACTTTCAAGAAAAAAAGTACCTTCTTTTAGTTATCCCGAATCACTAATTATTCTTGATGGTGATGCAGACCTTAAAGGTGTTAATGCAAAAAACATATTACTTTTACCTGGTGGTACCCGTCCTGAAAATATTCTTGCTACATATCTTTATGAACTTAGTGATTCAGATGAGATATGGAAAGAATTTGATTGTGATTACACAAAACAATTTGTTTTTAAAGATATTAAATACCATGAAATTATAGAGGATAGAGATAAAGCAAAACAGTGGTTTAAAAATCAAAAAAGATATTGGGGCAGAGGTAGTACAAGATTGATCAATAAATGGAAGGAGAACAACCCAGAAGTAGAAGCATTTTTGGAGGAGTTTGATAAACTCATATTGGAGTATGAAAAACAGTTAGGTATTACTCTTGGCTAA
- a CDS encoding O-acetyl-ADP-ribose deacetylase, which translates to MDKQVIRIIKGDITEQEVEAIVNAANSSLLGGGGVDGAIHNAAGTKLLEECRTLNGCATGEAKITQGYDLPAKWVIHTVGPVWHGGNSDEDRMLARCYRNCLKLAAERGIKTIAFPSISTGAYHFPIQRAAEIAMNEVISFLNDRPVFDRIVFVCFNDDTFSSSNRVLNERIK; encoded by the coding sequence ATGGATAAACAGGTTATCAGGATAATTAAAGGTGACATCACAGAACAGGAAGTTGAGGCCATTGTGAATGCAGCCAATAGTTCCCTGCTGGGAGGAGGAGGGGTTGATGGAGCAATACACAACGCTGCCGGGACTAAACTGCTGGAAGAATGCAGGACACTGAATGGCTGTGCAACAGGTGAAGCAAAAATCACGCAAGGCTATGACCTGCCTGCAAAATGGGTCATACATACAGTGGGCCCTGTCTGGCATGGCGGAAATAGTGATGAGGACAGGATGCTGGCAAGATGTTACAGGAATTGTCTTAAACTGGCGGCAGAAAGAGGAATCAAAACAATTGCCTTCCCCTCAATAAGTACCGGAGCCTATCATTTTCCTATACAGAGGGCAGCCGAGATAGCCATGAATGAAGTTATCAGTTTTCTGAACGACAGGCCTGTTTTTGATAGGATCGTGTTTGTATGTTTTAACGATGACACTTTCAGTAGCTCCAATAGGGTACTTAATGAGAGAATAAAATAA
- a CDS encoding GntP family permease, translated as MQDILIFAITIVLTTILLWKIRLPPFLVLTGAALFYGIFSGMQQNAIAMATQGAGRVFALLAIPIFSGSLIALVIRQENFAQRIVSDMQKISSRPTLISGITGYLLSIPLMCCLTAYVVMIPLVENLKVNSEIRKKCYYATAIGSTLSFVLLYPLPVIYSITRSLNFNVNANFNLAAITISVILFIFGYLLISKRGNDKDTWKERELSGKESPIGWVPLILPIVFLAIGHFIPGASLLADINLAIILAASVSLLLVKKENLDIVFEKGTRNAGIILLDLCGAGALGGVIAASSFAENTYNLIGHLIPALFIPFLFAAIIQTAQGSRAVTAIITSSILAYSPYVSEVATIPLILMISAGTMVFSYVTDPFFWLIQRTTGDDVKTVVSNYTIPLAILGILLFTSVLLLDYFLF; from the coding sequence GTGCAAGATATCCTGATTTTTGCGATAACCATTGTATTAACAACAATTCTACTCTGGAAGATTAGGTTGCCCCCTTTCCTTGTCCTTACAGGTGCAGCCCTTTTTTATGGTATTTTCAGCGGGATGCAGCAAAACGCAATTGCAATGGCAACACAGGGTGCAGGCAGGGTGTTTGCACTCCTTGCAATTCCTATTTTTTCAGGATCATTGATTGCCCTGGTAATAAGACAGGAAAATTTTGCTCAGCGGATTGTCTCGGATATGCAAAAAATATCTTCACGTCCCACCCTTATCTCAGGGATTACAGGTTACCTGTTATCCATCCCCCTCATGTGCTGCCTGACAGCTTATGTGGTAATGATACCCCTTGTTGAAAATCTGAAGGTAAATTCTGAGATCAGGAAGAAATGTTATTATGCGACCGCAATTGGAAGTACTCTTTCGTTTGTCCTTCTGTATCCACTTCCTGTGATATACAGTATTACAAGAAGTCTTAATTTTAATGTTAATGCTAACTTCAACCTGGCTGCAATCACTATATCTGTAATTCTTTTTATCTTTGGATACCTGCTTATTTCAAAAAGAGGGAACGACAAAGACACATGGAAAGAAAGAGAATTGTCAGGAAAAGAGTCACCTATTGGATGGGTTCCATTAATACTGCCCATTGTTTTCCTGGCAATTGGACATTTTATACCGGGAGCGTCCTTGCTTGCGGATATAAATCTTGCCATTATCCTTGCAGCCAGTGTCTCCCTGTTACTGGTAAAAAAAGAAAATCTGGATATCGTTTTTGAAAAAGGCACTCGCAACGCCGGTATTATATTACTCGACCTATGCGGTGCGGGGGCGCTTGGAGGAGTAATTGCTGCAAGTTCATTTGCAGAAAATACCTATAATCTTATCGGACACCTCATACCTGCTCTTTTCATCCCGTTTCTTTTTGCCGCGATAATCCAGACTGCACAGGGATCCAGGGCTGTCACCGCAATAATAACATCATCCATACTTGCCTACAGCCCCTATGTTTCAGAGGTGGCAACAATTCCTCTAATATTAATGATTTCAGCTGGCACCATGGTATTTTCCTATGTTACAGATCCGTTTTTCTGGCTTATCCAGAGAACCACAGGCGATGATGTGAAAACCGTAGTATCGAATTATACCATTCCCCTTGCCATATTGGGGATATTACTATTCACTTCAGTCCTCCTCCTTGATTATTTCCTCTTCTGA
- the mdh gene encoding malate dehydrogenase, translating into MVKISVIGAGNVGATTVQRLAEMEFGNIVLVDIVEGLPQGKALDLMQAGAIIGYDTKIKGSNDYADIADSDITIITAGAARKPGMSRADLININTKIMKDVCENIKQYAPESIVIAVTNPLDVMTYVALEVTGFEPNHVFGMSGILDTGRFASFIADELACSKRDVEAMVIGGHGDQMLPLPQHSSVFGTPLPELLGEDVIAGLVERTIHGGAEIVALLKQGSAFYAPSAAIVQMVESILRDEKRVLPVSAYLEGEYGQKGIYFGVPAKIGCDGIEGIIELELNEEQKQVLEESSASIKESIDYLDV; encoded by the coding sequence ATGGTTAAAATCTCAGTAATCGGAGCGGGGAATGTTGGTGCAACTACCGTGCAGAGACTTGCCGAAATGGAGTTCGGTAATATTGTCCTGGTGGATATAGTTGAAGGTTTACCCCAGGGGAAAGCCCTGGACCTGATGCAGGCAGGCGCAATTATAGGCTATGATACTAAAATTAAGGGAAGTAATGACTATGCGGATATTGCCGATTCGGATATCACGATCATAACCGCCGGTGCTGCAAGAAAACCCGGAATGAGCCGGGCTGATCTGATAAATATCAATACTAAGATCATGAAAGATGTTTGTGAGAATATCAAGCAATATGCACCTGAATCTATTGTTATTGCTGTTACTAATCCTCTTGATGTAATGACTTATGTGGCCCTGGAAGTCACCGGCTTTGAGCCAAATCATGTATTCGGAATGAGTGGAATACTTGATACGGGACGTTTTGCCAGTTTTATTGCCGATGAACTTGCCTGCTCCAAAAGAGATGTTGAAGCAATGGTGATAGGTGGTCATGGGGACCAGATGCTTCCCCTTCCCCAGCATTCTTCAGTATTCGGGACGCCTCTGCCAGAATTGCTTGGAGAAGATGTCATTGCAGGGCTTGTAGAACGTACAATCCATGGCGGTGCTGAAATCGTTGCTCTTCTCAAACAGGGTAGCGCCTTTTATGCACCCTCTGCTGCCATAGTCCAGATGGTGGAATCAATCCTGAGGGATGAAAAGAGAGTCTTGCCTGTTTCTGCTTATCTGGAGGGGGAATACGGCCAGAAAGGAATATATTTCGGTGTGCCTGCCAAAATTGGTTGTGATGGTATTGAAGGTATAATAGAGCTGGAACTGAATGAAGAACAGAAACAGGTACTTGAAGAATCCTCAGCAAGCATAAAGGAAAGCATCGACTATCTGGATGTATGA
- a CDS encoding amidohydrolase family protein produces the protein MEKCGKYRINDAHCHYGTNSIFMTMALRPTTRISNNIQRLQENMDRNNVENCVLFAQPEPSNTFGHFWKGLFYHLKNKSPDPDEPYSGWKIDYTRANDEIWAIDDDRVVFIPFIAANDSAKNIAKYEDENENPPAGIKYYGIYGNMPDDSILSYMNENCMNLLLHIPMACSKDPCRLLDKVEQYPDINFQLAHLGDGVPEIIKAVDDLDNLYLDTAMSSHEAYRYMYKNHGTTTEDIITSQSEGKVLFGSDEPWGNLQEQLQMIVKLQEDGNFSTKDVDRVLYKNAAHLWDF, from the coding sequence ATTTTCATGACAATGGCGCTAAGGCCCACCACCAGAATCAGTAATAACATACAGAGGCTTCAGGAGAACATGGACCGGAATAATGTTGAAAACTGTGTTCTTTTTGCACAACCCGAACCTTCAAACACTTTCGGACATTTCTGGAAAGGCTTATTCTACCATCTCAAAAACAAATCCCCAGACCCTGATGAGCCATACTCTGGTTGGAAGATAGATTATACCAGAGCAAACGATGAAATATGGGCAATTGATGATGACCGGGTTGTTTTTATACCGTTTATAGCTGCAAATGATAGTGCCAAAAATATTGCAAAATATGAAGATGAAAACGAAAATCCTCCTGCAGGGATAAAGTATTATGGAATCTATGGAAATATGCCTGATGATTCAATTCTAAGTTATATGAATGAAAACTGTATGAACCTGCTTTTACACATCCCTATGGCATGTAGTAAAGACCCTTGTAGATTGCTGGATAAAGTGGAACAATACCCGGATATTAATTTTCAGCTTGCACATCTGGGGGATGGGGTCCCTGAAATTATAAAAGCAGTTGATGATCTTGACAATCTCTATCTGGATACTGCAATGTCAAGCCATGAAGCATATAGATACATGTATAAGAATCATGGCACGACTACTGAGGATATAATAACCAGCCAGTCCGAAGGAAAAGTCCTTTTTGGTTCAGATGAACCATGGGGAAACCTGCAGGAACAACTCCAGATGATAGTTAAACTACAGGAAGACGGAAACTTTTCAACGAAGGATGTTGACAGGGTGTTGTACAAAAATGCAGCACATTTATGGGATTTCTGA